A genomic region of Trifolium pratense cultivar HEN17-A07 linkage group LG3, ARS_RC_1.1, whole genome shotgun sequence contains the following coding sequences:
- the LOC123913687 gene encoding proline-rich protein 4, whose protein sequence is MQIFTMNQRALVCLWLSVCFLVLGFCYGDHSTVEVVGLGECADCEKNNIKTSQAFSGLHVTIDCKEANGHFKTRGFGELDKNGNFKVSLPQDIVKEGELKEECYAQLHSATATPCPAHDGLQNSKIVINSKSDGKHTLSTAAAGKLKFSSATCASEFFWHFYKHKHPLFPHVPIYKKPFPHIPIYKPPFPHIPIFKKPFPPHEPIYEKPLPPPTPVYEKPVPPPTPVYEKPLPPPTPVYEKPLPPPTPVYEPPPTPVYHKPLPPPTPVYEKPLPPPTPVYHKPHPPPVPVKGCPPKVEHPILPPAPVYKPPPVPKPQPPPVPVKKPCPPKVEHPILPPVPIYKPPVVVPKPPVVPIYKPPVPVYKPPVPVYKPPVPIYKPPVVIKPLPPFPKYPPYKKPPCPPLPTLPPKHDFFHHPKYGKLPPLPPKSFFHHPKYGKWPPIKGFFHHPKYGKLPPKSIFHHPKFGKLPPIKSFFHHPKFGKWPPLSPHH, encoded by the exons ATGCAGATTTTCACTATGAACCAAAGAGCACTTGTGTGCCTTTGGTTGTCTGTTTGTTTTTTGGTCCTAGGATTTTGCTATGGAGACCATAGTACAGTTGAGGTAGTTGGGCTTGGAGAATGTGCAGACTGTGAGAAGAACAATATTAAAACTAGTCAGGCTTTCTCAG GACTACATGTAACAATAGATTGCAAGGAAGCAAATGGACATTTTAAAACAAGAGGTTTTGGTGAGCTTGATAAAAATGGAAACTTCAAAGTATCACTACCTCAAGACATAGTAAAAGAAGGTGAATTAAAAGAAGAATGTTATGCTCAACTACATAGTGCAACAGCTACACCTTGTCCTGCTCATGATGGCCTACAAAACTCAAAAATTGTCATCAACTCAAAATCTGATGGCAAACACACCCTTAGTACTGCTGCTGCTGGTAAACTCAAATTTTCATCAGCAACATGTGCCTCAGAATTTTTTTGGCATTTCTATAAACATAAGCACCCTCTTTTTCCTCATGTTCCTATCTACAAGAAACCCTTTCCTCATATTCCTATCTACAAACCTCCTTTTCCTCATATTCCTATCTTCAAAAAACCTTTCCCTCCACATGAGCCTATCTATGAAAAACCTCTTCCTCCGCCTACACCGGTCTATGAAAAACCAGTTCCTCCGCCTACACCTGTCTATGAAAAACCTCTTCCTCCGCCTACACCGGTCTATGAGAAACCTCTTCCCCCGCCTACACCTGTCTATGAGCCTCCACCAACTCCTGTATATCATAAACCTCTTCCCCCGCCTACGCCTGTCTATGAGAAACCTCTTCCTCCACCTACACCTGTATATCATAAACCACATCCACCACCGGTTCCGGTCAAAGGTTGTCCACCAAAGGTTGAACACCCAATTCTACCACCTGCTCCAGTATACAAACCTCCTCCAGTTCCAAAGCCACAACCACCACCGGTTCCGGTCAAGAAACCATGTCCACCAAAGGTTGAACATCCAATTCTGCCACCTGTTCCAATCTATAAACCGCCAGTGGTAGTTCCAAAGCCACCTGTGGTTCCAATTTACAAGCCACCAGTTCCGGTTTACAAACCACCAGTTCCAGTTTACAAGCCACCAGTTCCGATTTACAAGCCACCAGTTGTTATTAAGCCTCTTCCACCATTCCCAAAGTATCCTCCATACAAGAAACCACCATGTCCACCTCTCCCTACTCTCCCACCAAAGCATGATTTTTTCCATCACCCCAAGTATGGAAAATTACCTCCATTGCCTCCAAAGAGCTTTTTCCACCACCCCAAATACGGAAAATGGCCTCCAATAAAAGGCTTCTTCCATCATCCAAAATATGGAAAATTGCCTCCAAAAAGCATCTTCCATCACCCAAAGTTTGGAAAATTACCCCCAATAAAAAGCTTCTTCCATCACCCCAAGTTTGGTAAATGGCCTCCATTAAGTCCTCATCATTAG
- the LOC123913689 gene encoding NAC domain-containing protein 82-like, giving the protein MAITNMIPGFRFRPTGVELLKYFLKRKVMGKKFHNDVIAEIDIYKHAPWDLPFKSYLQNGDLEWYFFCPISKKHGSGSGGRLNRATEIGFWKATGKDRVVQHNNQTVGMIKTLVFHTGKAPRGDRTDWVMHEYRLEDKDLVDRGIVQDSYVICKVFQKEGLGPRNGAQYGRPFNEEDWSDDEVGLPFSESAAPVPGLAVTTTNSSVLNDAVYSCQTGLISSPDAVYSCQTGLVASPDAVRSCETGLIPFPDPANSCQMRLMLPSPDPVNSCQIGSMPSSQMGLMMPSPDPVNSCQIGSMPLDPANSYQTGWMPSSDPANSCQTGLMPSADPANHSYPDNQAVNNDDILSMLDIFNDSVIFPEENIAEGALLSDIFEGLGDLDCSALGFFGQNAEFSTDGMAAMGDVGHLDFIELTDLDSELFWQSQNK; this is encoded by the coding sequence ATGGCTATAACTAACATGATTCCGGGATTTCGATTCCGTCCTACTGGAGTTGAATTGTTGAAGTACTTTTTGAAAAGGAAAGTGATGGGAAAAAAGTTTCATAATGATGTGATCGCTGAAATTGACATATATAAACATGCTCCTTGGGATCTACCATTTAAGTCTTATTTACAAAATGGCGATTTAGAATGGTATTTCTTCTGCCCAATTTCGAAGAAGCATGGAAGTGGAAGCGGAGGGAGGTTGAATCGAGCTACGGAAATTGGGTTTTGGAAAGCTACCGGTAAGGATAGAGTTGTGCAACATAATAATCAAACGGTTGGTATGATTAAAACCTTGGTATTTCACACCGGAAAAGCTCCTCGTGGTGATCGAACTGATTGGGTTATGCATGAGTATAGGCTTGAAGATAAGGACCTGGTTGATAGAGGAATTGTTCAGGATTCTTATGTAATCTGTAAAGTGTTTCAAAAGGAAGGTCTTGGCCCTAGGAATGGTGCACAATATGGGAGGCCATTTAATGAGGAAGATTGGAGTGACGATGAAGTTGGATTACCTTTTTCTGAATCGGCTGCGCCAGTTCCCGGTTTGGCTGTGACAACAACTAATAGTTCTGTTCTAAATGATGCTGTCTATTCATGTCAAACAGGATTGATCTCTTCTCCCGATGCTGTCTATTCATGTCAAACAGGATTGGTCGCTTCTCCTGATGCTGTGAGATCATGTGAAACAGGATTGATACCTTTTCCCGATCCTGCAAATTCATGTCAAATGAGATTGATGCTGCCTTCTCCCGACCCTGTAAATTCATGTCAAATCGGATCAATGCCTTCGAGTCAAATGGGATTGATGATGCCTTCTCCCGACCCTGTAAATTCATGCCAAATCGGATCAATGCCTCTCGACCCTGCAAATTCATATCAAACAGGATGGATGCCTTCTTCCGACCCTGCAAATTCATGTCAGACAGGATTGATGCCTTCTGCTGACCCTGCAAATCATTCATATCCAGACAATCAAGCTGTTAATAATGATGATATTTTATCAATGCTTGATATTTTCAATGACAGCGTCATATTTCCTGAGGAAAATATTGCTGAAGGTGCACTTTTAAGTGACATTTTTGAGGGTTTGGGAGACCTAGACTGTTCGGCGTTGGGATTCTTTGGCCAGAATGCCGAGTTTAGCACAGACGGAATGGCTGCTATGGGTGATGTTGGGCACTTAGATTTCATTGAGTTGACTGATCTTGACTCTGAGTTGTTCTGGCAgagtcaaaataaataa
- the LOC123913688 gene encoding probable alkaline/neutral invertase B — translation MISQAWESLRNSIVHFRGVPVGTIAALDNSDENLNYDQVFVRDFVPSALAFLMNKEHAIVKKFLKMTLRLQKRKKVIDRFQLSPGVMPASFKVKHEAGMKYESMVPDFGGTAIGRVAPVDSGFWWIILLRAYTKSIGDNSLAETDEFQEGMRLILDLCLSEGFDTFPTLLCTDGCCMIDRRMGLYGYPIEIQALFYMALRCAKHLLKDDDMQGKELMEKIELRLKALSYHMRNYYWLDLKQLNDVYRYKTEEYSHTAVNKFNVMPDSLPDWIFDFMPHHGGYFIGNVSPARMDFRWFCLGNCIAILSCLATTEQSNAIMDLIESRWDVLIGEMPAKICYPALENHEWRIITGCDPKNTRWSYHNGGSWPVLLWLLTAALIKTGRPHIAKRALDIAETRLLKDNWPEYYDGKHGRFIGKQARKLQTWSVAGYLVARKMFDDPSHMRMVTFEEDKHLSPQHRRSKSWG, via the exons ATGATTTCTCAAGCTTGGGAATCTCTGAGGAACTCCATAGTACATTTTCGTGGTGTTCCAGTCGGTACAATTGCTGCTTTGGATAATTCTGATGAAAATCTTAATTATGATCAG GTGTTTGTAAGAGACTTTGTGCCAAGTGCTCTGGCTTTTCTGATGAATAAGGAACATGCCATCGTTAAAAAGTTTCTCAAAATGACACTTCGGCTTCAAAAACGCAAGAAAGTTATTGATAGGTTTCAGCTATCACCAGGTGTAATGCCAGCTAGTTTTAAGGTGAAACACGAAGCCGGAATGAAATATGAGTCCATGGTTCCTGACTTTGGTGGAACTGCAATAGGCAGGGTTGCTCCTGTTGATTCTGGATTTTGGTGGATTATATTACTTCGTGCATACACAAAGTCTATAGGAGACAATTCCTTGGCTGAAACCGATGAATTTCAAGAGGGTATGCGCTTGATTCTGGATTTATGCCTTTCAGAAGGATTTGACACGTTTCCAACTCTACTATGTACTGATGGATGCTGCATGATCGATCGTAGAATG GGCCTATACGGTTATCCGATTGAAATTCAAGCACTGTTCTATATGGCTTTAAGGTGTGCCAAGCATTTGCTTAAGGATGATGATATGCAAGGGAAAGAGTTAATGGAAAAAATCGAGTTACGCTTGAAGGCCTTAAGCTATCATATGAGAAACTATTATTGGTTGGATTTGAAGCAACTTAACGATGTATATCGATACAAAACAGAAGAGTATTCACATACTGCAGTAAACAAGTTTAATGTGATGCCTGATTCTCTACCTGATTGGATTTTTGATTTCATGCCTCATCATGGTGGTTACTTCATTGGCAATGTAAGTCCTGCTAGGATGGATTTTCGCTGGTTTTGCCTTGGTAATTGCATTGCAATTTTGTCATGTTTGGCTACTACTGAGCAATCAAATGCAATCATGGACCTTATAGAATCGCGTTGGGATGTATTAATTGGCGAGATGCCTGCTAAAATATGTTATCCAGCACTTGAAAATCATGAGTGGAGAATCATAACAGGATGTGACCCCAAAAATACTAGATGGAGTTATCATAATGGAGGATCTTGGCCAGTTCTTTTATGGCTTCTTACTGCGGCTTTGATCAAGACAGGAAGGCCTCATATTGCGAAACGTGCACTTGACATTGCTGAGACCAGATTGCTGAAGGACAATTGGCCTGAATATTATGATGGAAAACATGGTAGATTCATCGGGAAGCAAGCCCGGAAACTCCAAACTTGGTCTGTTGCTGGTTACTTAGTTGCTAGGAAGATGTTCGATGATCCATCACATATGCGTATGGTGACCTTTGAGGAAGATAAACACCTAAGCCCTCAGCACAGAAGATCAAAATCCTGGGGATAA